The Athene noctua chromosome 25, bAthNoc1.hap1.1, whole genome shotgun sequence region GCACAGGCAGAGGGTGCCAAAACGTTGCCCCCCACCCCCGAGCAGCAGCAAGGTCTGTCCCCACGCAGGGTCCGAGCCCGGGGTctggcaggggacagggacaccccgagGGGGAGGAGAGGTCCAGAGGCAGGGAGAGGGTCTGATGTGTCCCCAATGCCACACAGAGCCGGCAAGGGGACACTGTGCGTGACTGATGGTGAAGAGGGGCAGATCCCCGggtggagcagggctggggggggcccaggCTGGCACCCAGAGATGCCCCTGGGGGTTTGGTCCTTGCCAGAGCCCCAGCTCCCATCTCCCACCCTGCCGAGGCTCCTGGGACACCCCGTCCTTGCCAAAGCATCCGTGAatccagcagcagcatctctccaGCCTCAAGGGATGAGCACGGGGGACTCCTCATCCTCCCCCCCCGTGtcacagcagcaggcacagaTGTCCCCCAGCGTGGCTGGGGCTGGAGACAGGGGCCGGGCCGGCACTGCCTCCGCGCACAGGCAGAGGGGAGGCAGAGCGCAGCACCAAGGCACTTGGGCTTTGCACGGCCGAGTGCAGTTCGCTGCTCCCGGGGCCCCTCGTCAGGAGCTGGGGTGTCACTGTCCCCatccagccctgccccagccctggctcacAACCCACGTAGCCGCCGCTCCTGGTTCAGCTTCTGGAAAAAGGTTTTGCCAAATTCATAGGTGCTGATCATGATGGCGCAGGCGGGTGCCACCTTGATGACGCGGGGCAGGAAGCCTGCAAGGACAACCCCATTAGTCTCTCGGTGACACCAGGGCACCAGCAAACCCCAGTCTGGGGATGGGGGCGATGTCCTTACCTGCAAAGAGCCCCCGGGTGCCAGACTCAGCGTGGATGCGCTGCATGAGCAGCCAGGTGGAGGAAGGCTTGGAGGCTGTgactgtggggagaggggagtggGTGACGGTCTGGGGATGCCCATGTACCACCGGGAAGGGTCCCGGTTGCCCCCCCAGGCACCCGcctgcagcccagcccctcacctgggtgcACCTCGCCGTCTCCCAGCTCGATCTGCCGCTGGGTCTTCACCACGTCGAAAGGCAGCGTCAGCACCGCAGCCACCTGCAGGGGCAGCGGCCGGGCGGTGAGCTGGGACCTCGCTGTCCCTGCCCAATGCCGTTCCTGCCCAGTGACATCCCTGCTGTCACCTCCCAGTGCTGTCCCAGCCCCATCCCTTCTCCCCGGGGGGGCCATTCCCCTCGGCTCCCCTCCTCCCAGTGCAGGTGCAGACCCCAGGGTCCCAAACTCACCGTCCCAGAAATGGCCCCGGATGCAAAACTGATCATGAAGGTGGCCTCGTCCAGCCGGGCCTGCCCACAGAGCCACTCCTTCACCAGCTCGTAGTTAAACCAGTAGAGAGCTGGGAGAAACACCGGTGCTATGAGGCAGCCCAGACCCCACACACAGGGCTGCCCTGGCCTGTGTCTGTCCCCCGCCATCTCCCAGCACCACTGCTCAGCCCGTCCCGCTGCAGCTGTACCTGAGAAGGGGACGTCTCGCAGCACGGTGggtccccagcccctccagagggACAGCCAGCCGTCCTGAGCCACCGCCGACTGGATGCAGACGCCCAGTTCCCTGTAGCTGAGCTGCCGTGACTGCATCTTGGTGCGGATGAGCTCCAAGGGGCTGATGACCGTCACGGCGCCCACTGCAATGGGGGGGGACATTGGGCATCAGGCCTGTCCCCTCTGGTAGCCAGCTCGGAGCCAAGCAGAGCACCGTGACAGCAGAGCCAGGTGCCAAACGTGGGCACTGACAGCCAAGAGACCCGCCGTGCTCTCCTGAGAGGATGCAGGGGGAGTGCAGGGGGACCCccagggaggaaggaggggtACTCACGCCTGGCGAGGGCCCCAGCCAGCAAGGGGATGTGGTGTCCCCGGCTCCCCGTCCGAGCGTGCAAGTAGTCCCGGAGCTGGTCGTAGGTGGTGAAATAAATGACAGTGGCTGGCACAGCCATGACCCTGCCGAGGAGGAGGGGTGTGAGGGGGATGTGTGCCCTCCCCGGGAGCTGGCAGGAGGCTTGGGGTGGGTGCCCATGCGCCCAGAAAGGCTTTAGCACCCAGACTCCTCCCCAGGGCAGGGTCCAAACTCACAGGGTGGGGGGCAAGCCGCTCCACAAAGACCTGATGCCCTCATAGCGTGTGATCTTCACGAAGGCATCctgaggagagagcagagcaCCGGGGAGAGGGGTTAGAGATGGGAGACAGGCAAGCACCCCCCCAgcaaacaccccaaacccccactgGGGCAGAGAggcccctgcccaccctgcctgtgCCCGCAACTCCTACCAGTGTGCCGGTGAAGTGGGTGGGGGACTTGTACCAGGCAGTGCAGCCGTTGCCGTTCTGGCAGACGTACAGATGGTCCATGAGCCCGTTGCAGTAGAGGAAACACTTCCCTGGGGTGAAAGACAACAGCATTGCTGTTAGACTGGAGACCCTTCCCCTCTGCCCCGTGCCCCACTCATTTGATCCCCAAAACCATCATCTCTTCCAGGAAAAACCTGAACCCTCAGTGCCAGGGCCTGGTGTGGATCACCCCCAGACCAAGGCCAGGAGAGGGATAACCCTCCAGGCAGGGTCTGACCACAGCCAGACCCAcgggtggggggcacccagtccccccacagggacagggacacagcaGGAGAGGTTTATGCCTCGCTTGGCgccagctctgctgccctggCACAGTGGGTACGCCATCGCAGggagccagcacagccctgccaccGTGCTCTCAAGCCAGGCCCAGAGACGCTGGGCAGCGGGGAGCAAGCAGGGCAGCGGAGATCCACGGGAATTTTAAGTAGCAATAGCACAGAGCGACAAGACAGGGCAAGGACTGGGGGACCACAGCCAGCCAGGCCTGTTACACAACAGACCCCCGGCAGACCCCTCTGCCCCGGGCAAGGACCCAGCGGGAACGTTGCAGGGCCAACCCCAAAGCAGGGCTGCAGGGCCAGGGATGATGACAGCCCCCACACCAGAGAGGGGTGTCCTCAGCCAGAGGAGCCCGAGCCACCACCAGCAGAGAAGCCAATTGGGGTCAAGGCTCGGGGAAGCGAAGCTGCTGGCGGCAGGAGCTGCCCAGAGCCCCCGGGCGTACTCACATGTGGCTGGCTGAGCGCCCCAGGGCACAGACCGTGCTGGCAACACTGAAACACACAACGGGGACGTGCTGAGCGATGACACGGGGGACGTGCCACCTCCCCTGTGGCTGGGGCACACGCATGTGCCACAGCTCCGAGCTGGGCAGTGGGAAAGCTCTGCGGGTGAAGGGGCTGGATGCCCCCCAAGTCACTTCCCAAGCAGTCCCTATTGTCACCAAACCAGTCCCCTGGGACCAGCCCCAGCCTTCTGTCCCCGCAGGAaaggggggcaggcagggaggggcaGAGCCCACAGGGTCTCTCCTGCCCCAtgggagctgtggggagcagcaCAGAGACAGGCACAAAGGCAGTGAGGGAAAGAGCGAGCGACTGGAGTGAGCCAAGCCCTTCCACTCCACTCCCCGGAGAGCAGGGGGGCTGCCGGGCACAGCGCTGACCCCACTCAGCGTCAGCACGGGGCTGCGGAGGGGGAAGGACGGAACCAAGCAtcagcccagctcccccagcaggGCCCCCTGAGCCCGCCAGGACGAGGGGCCCATGGTAACCTGCCACCTCGCGACGGCCCCACGCTCAGGAGCTGAGAAATCCCCGTCACCAGCTCTGCCAACGGAGACATCCACATGGGCTGCTCACTGGCCCATTTGgagcggggtggggtgggggggctggctgGAGACCCCCGCCCTGCCCTGGGTGGCGTTACCTTTGGAGAAGGGGGTCCTCTGGGCCTGCAGCCTTATCTTCACCACGTCCAGCGGTGTCACTGAAACGACACCATCCTTTAGCCACGCCGCAGCGCGCCAGACCCCCCgcgccctcccgctccccacagTCCTCACCGAAGAGGGAGGTGAGGATGGCCCCCGTCCCCGAGGCCAGCATCTGCTGCAGCGGTGTGATGTCCCTGCTGGGGCTCGGTGACGTCTTCTCAGCCATGGCGCTGGCTCCCTGCAACACACAGCATTGAGTGGGGGGAATGCTCGAGGCTGGGGGTGCTTGGGGGTCCCTGCCCAGGGGTGAGGGACGGCTCCCCAGGGAacaccccccagcatccccactCCACCAGCGTGAGGACACACATCCCACCTCTGGCCACGCTATCggcatggcacagggcaggcGCGGCCCCCCCCTCCCGGTAATCATGCTGCCCCgggtgggggggacagggactgCTTCTGGGGCCAGCCCAGTCCCGATAACAGCCCCCCCTGGGCTGTGCCACTGGCAGCAGGCCCAGCCTCGCTGCAGAGGTGGGGACAGTCCAGGCCAGCCTTCCGTGTCCTTGGGGAGGGAGGATTGTCCCCTCCCTGCGCTTGGAAAATTAAGGGACAGGAAGGAACAAAGTCCAAAGACCAGCCATGCTGCAACAGccccctccagccctggctgAGAAGGCAGCGGAGCCCAAGGCAGCCATGGAGAGACACCCAGCAGGGGGGAATACCCCCTTGCACATGGGGTGCAAACTTGCAACAAGCACCCCAAAACCTTCTGCATGCTTTGCCCCCCTAGAGGTTTGGCAAGGCTGTGGCCCCGTGGCCCGCGTCTGCCCTCGGGAAGCGGGGGATATCGCACCCTTCCTGCGGCAGGACAGGGAGAAGCGAGCCCGAGCACACTGTGCTTGCTCAGGACCAGCTGCTCCCCCTCGCCGCAGCCCAGGGATGGTCCTCACGCCCGGACAGGGCCAGGGCTATGGCAGGAAAGCTTCCAGGCTTCAGGAACccacttttctatttatttttttttttaaaaagccagagaatgcagcaaaaaaaagaaaaaaaagcactttacCATCTGACTCAGCAATTTGCAAGGTCAAAGCAGTCATAAATCTCCCAGTTAGAGGCTTTGGACTTGTTAGGTGCCCAAGGCTGTGAGCAGGGATGGGTCTACCCTGGAGCCGAACACACCAGCTTCACCGGGAGAGCTGGGTGCTGTTTGGGGGGTGGGCATGGGTCCAATCGTGCCTGTCACGGGACAGCGGCGAGGTGGCACAACACCCTGGCACACTCCCTGTGGAACACGTGGCCGGTGCAAAACCATGCCATGGGCAGGGTGCTGGCCCCAGCACCAGATCCTTCCCTACAGACAAACCCTTACgcaagcaggggaaaaaaaaaaaatctctcgcTCACAGCACTGCAACACCTGGATAGCTTAAAACATGCTTTTATACGTGCCACAACACAGCCCTCTCCCTTTGCAAAGCTGGGAGCAAAGCACCTCCAGGGCAACAGCGAGGGCTTCCCGCCTGCATCCAAGCACCCTTctcagctgggagctgctccctTTTCCATCCAGGACAAAGCAGACCCCTAAAACCATGACTTTGACCCCACCGCTCGGTGTGGAGCACTGGTGGGTCTGGATACAGCACTGGGATGCTCGGTacaaaaaggagagggaaaaaagcagcaaatatgtGTTAAGATGATAAAGGCAAGAAACTGCGGGGGCCAAGAGGCTGCTGGTGGAGCTCTGCAGCCTCTTCCCGCTCAGGAAGGGCCCAGCGGGCTGTTGGAGCCCTGAGCGAGAGGGAAGAGGACAGAAATCCTGTGGACAGACCCCTCCGGCGCTTCCCAGCACCTgggctgctccaggctggggcTGCAAAGCTCCATGTGTGTCTCCCCCCCCTCAGTCCTACCGTCCCTGAAAGTCCCCAAACAGCACCAGGGGCCTCATCCTGTCCGGGCACACCCACCCCCCTGCGCTGCAGGACCCGGGCGCTGCCTGAACAGGCAGGGATGGCTGCCAGCGCCCCTGGGGAGGGCTCGACCGCGGGACCCACcgcagccacccccccacccGCGGGTGGACAAACCGCCCTCCCGGGGAGCAAGGGGAGGGGTGCTGCACCCAGCCTGCCCCGGGGAACCGCCCACGGAGgggggcagcccctgctcccccccccgcaACCCCTGGAGCTTGCAGCCCTATCTGGGGTCTGCAGCCCCGCTTCAAAGTTTGCACCCCCTCCCTCAGGGCTCGTagcccccagcccagggctgtaGCCCCCCCCGCGAGCGCATGACCACCCCCCCCAGGCACCGCACCCCCTCTCTCGAAgtctgcagccccccccccccccaggccttCGCACCCCCTGTCCTGGGGTttgccgccccccctcccccgagcccctctccccctccccagcaaggCCCGGGGAGGGCGGGCCCCCAGCAGAGCCGCACAACCCCCGGTACCGGGGGAAACTAAGGCACCGGCCGCGCGTGCCGGGTCACGAGGGGGGTCACCGGGGGAGCCCCGCCCCACCTGCTCATTCCAGCCACGTGCGGCGTTTCCCTCCGCCGGCAGCGGaaggggggcgggcggcggcgccttTAAGGAGCCCCATGGGCGCCGCGCGCCCCACCGCCGTGCGCCGGCCCGCGCGACACTtccgccccgcgccggccgcccgcGCATGCGCCCTGCGGCCCGCGCGCCCCTGCGCCCCCtgccgggccgggcagcgcctGCACCCGCGCGGGCTCGCGGCTCCGGCGGGGCTCGTACACGCCGTGCGGGCAGCGGGGCGCCCCGCACACTTGCCATGTTGGCAGAGGGGTGCTTTGCACACTCACCCTCACCATGCTAGCAGTGCTGCACCTTGCACGCTCCCTAGGCAGGCAGAGGGGGACTTTGCACACTCACCCTCACCGGGTGAGTAGAGGGGTGCCTTGTACACTCGCCATGCTGGTAGTGGTGTGCCTTGCACACTCACCCTTACTATGCTGGCAGAGGGGCACCTTGCACGCCCATCCTCACCATGCGGGCAGTGAGGCGCCTTGCACACTTGCCACGCTGGAAGCAGTGCACCTTGCACACACCCTCACCATGCTAGCAGCAGTGTGCCTTGCACACACATCCTTGATATGCTGGCAGAAGGGCACTTTGCACACTCACTGTGCAGGCAGAGGGGCACTTTGCACACTCACCCTCACTGTGCTGGCGGAAGGGGGTTCCTTGCACACTCACCCTCACCATGCTGGCAGAAGGGGGGCACTTTGCACACTCACCATGCTGAAAGCCATGGAGCTGCCACACTCAGCGTCCCGGGgccatgggggtttgcacactcACCATGCTGGAGGCAGTGGGGTTTGCACACTCgctgtgccagggcaggctgggacACTCCACCAGGCAGGAGGTGCCTCGCTGCTTCCCAGCCAGGGCCTGCGCCCCGCTGACCCCTAACGAGGAACAAAGCTCGTTAGGTCCCTCAGCCAGAACTGGCCCgcgggcagcagcacagcacatctACCCCTTCCCTTCCCAGTCCCTAGGGGATGGGGGTGGGTGGTGCTTTGAGGGGAGTGGGGGTTAGGGGCTAAGAAAGGGAAATGTGATATgctaagagggtttttttcatattttgctgTGTGTTAGCCAGTGGGAAAAACTCTTTTATTTGAAGGGCTACAGGTTGTCTTTTGCATTTTTAGCCCTTCTACTTGAGGGTGGTTTTATTTGTGAATAAGTGTGAGAGGAGGGTTCTTCAGTCCCTTCTCTGGTATTAGAAACTTTAGAAACTTTAACTTATGCAGTTAAAAATGTGCTGTTATTAAAGGTGCACCCCTGAAAATGGGCTGTTGTGGTGTCTGGAGGTGGCTCCAGTCTCTATCAACAGGTACAAACCTTGGAGCTTTCTCGGTTAATTCCACCTGGTCCTATAAGAGCTGTGGCTTAGGGACTTGCCTTGTCTGGGGGGCtaaaatcccagaatcatctgggttggaaaagcccttgcagctcctccagcccaaccatgaccctccccctgacccttcccaactcccccagatccctcagcgctggctcagcccgactcttcaacccccccagggatcccggggactccccccctgccctgggcagcccattccaacgcccaacagccccttctgcacagaaatccttcctcagagccagcctgaccctgccctgggcagcttgaggccattccctcggggcctggcgctggggccttggctccagagactcatcccccctctctgcaccctcctacACCCAAGCagttgtagagggccaggaggtcctATCTCCACTTCACTTAGTTGCTCGGGTTTGCTCTTTCCACTGTGTCAGAAGTGTCTGTGGAGAGTCCCGAGTCCGTTTGTGCAAAGCAGTTGACTGCCTGAGGTGGTCTTATTTCTGTCAGTGTTTTAATCCATAGAAAGTGCTTTAAGCTTGGCTCTTTCTGAGCTGATGGGAGAGAGGCAGAGCAGCA contains the following coding sequences:
- the SLC25A39 gene encoding mitochondrial glutathione transporter SLC25A39 isoform X3, with translation MAEKTSPSPSRDITPLQQMLASGTGAILTSLFVTPLDVVKIRLQAQRTPFSKVLPARSVPWGAQPATWKCFLYCNGLMDHLYVCQNGNGCTAWYKSPTHFTGTLDAFVKITRYEGIRSLWSGLPPTLVMAVPATVIYFTTYDQLRDYLHARTGSRGHHIPLLAGALARLGAVTVISPLELIRTKMQSRQLSYRELGVCIQSAVAQDGWLSLWRGWGPTVLRDVPFSALYWFNYELVKEWLCGQARLDEATFMISFASGAISGTVAAVLTLPFDVVKTQRQIELGDGEVHPVTASKPSSTWLLMQRIHAESGTRGLFAGFLPRVIKVAPACAIMISTYEFGKTFFQKLNQERRLRGL
- the SLC25A39 gene encoding mitochondrial glutathione transporter SLC25A39 isoform X1 gives rise to the protein MVLGVCFVLDGKGSSSQLRRGASAMAEKTSPSPSRDITPLQQMLASGTGAILTSLFVTPLDVVKIRLQAQRTPFSKVLPARSVPWGAQPATWKCFLYCNGLMDHLYVCQNGNGCTAWYKSPTHFTGTLDAFVKITRYEGIRSLWSGLPPTLVMAVPATVIYFTTYDQLRDYLHARTGSRGHHIPLLAGALARLGAVTVISPLELIRTKMQSRQLSYRELGVCIQSAVAQDGWLSLWRGWGPTVLRDVPFSALYWFNYELVKEWLCGQARLDEATFMISFASGAISGTVAAVLTLPFDVVKTQRQIELGDGEVHPVTASKPSSTWLLMQRIHAESGTRGLFAGFLPRVIKVAPACAIMISTYEFGKTFFQKLNQERRLRGL
- the SLC25A39 gene encoding mitochondrial glutathione transporter SLC25A39 isoform X2; translation: MVLGVCFVLDGKGSSSQLRRGASAMAEKTSPSPSRDITPLQQMLASGTGAILTSLFVTPLDVVKIRLQAQRTPFSKGKCFLYCNGLMDHLYVCQNGNGCTAWYKSPTHFTGTLDAFVKITRYEGIRSLWSGLPPTLVMAVPATVIYFTTYDQLRDYLHARTGSRGHHIPLLAGALARLGAVTVISPLELIRTKMQSRQLSYRELGVCIQSAVAQDGWLSLWRGWGPTVLRDVPFSALYWFNYELVKEWLCGQARLDEATFMISFASGAISGTVAAVLTLPFDVVKTQRQIELGDGEVHPVTASKPSSTWLLMQRIHAESGTRGLFAGFLPRVIKVAPACAIMISTYEFGKTFFQKLNQERRLRGL